From Vanrija pseudolonga chromosome 1, complete sequence, a single genomic window includes:
- the vph-1 gene encoding V-type proton ATPase subunit a: protein MAASQGTSYPSLFRSEEMSLVQLYIPSEVAHDTIYELAEMGDFQFKDLNPDLSAFQRPFTPRLRRLAEMARRLRLFKSSIASLDPPIGVTPLASIPPFPSVGPRAQSAFDDLDEKLKEHERRLAEMNRSWEELGKRKSELEEKKWVLRETAGFFNEAEHRHTEIRSSFEDAGDGTTPLLEAAAEYGNLPGESLAGFDLEFVAGTIDRTRMPTFERILWRVLRGNLYMNYSEIEEPFVDPVTGDKTFKDVFIIFAHGDELLAKIRKVAESMGGTLYTIDSQPDKRADALRETQTRLEDVDAVLYNVGQTRRVELGKIAESLESWRDAVRKEEEVYKTLNLLSYDQGRKTLVAEGWVPTRDITSIQLGLRRATETAGTSVPPILSELRTHQMPPTFHRTSAFTEGFQSIIDAYGMATYQEVNPGLFTVITFPFLFAVMFGDIGHGFLTLLAGGTMVLFDRKLARAGLGEIFEIFFFGRYIILLMGAFSIFTGFMYNDIFSKSLHIWHSGWEWPAHNTTVALTAESTGHIYPFGLDPNWHGSDNALVFTNSYKMKMSIIIGIVHMTFCLFLQIPNHLHFKKPLNIYAEFIPQLLYLWSIFGYLIPCIVYKWCVDWSTKDFPAPGLLNMLIYMFLKPGTIMEGTRLYSGQAFVQVVLLLIALITVPWMLCLKPYKLWKEHQKITAQGYQGLSANDNGRPSTSTDLEDEEEGVGQAVAVDEDEHPFEMGDIIIHQVIHTIEFCLGGVSNTASYLRLWALSLAHAQLSEVLYDMTISNAFKQPEESGLINGVIWTVLMFAVWFTLTICILCVMEGLSAFLHAMRLHWVEGASKHYMAGGYAFTPLTFAGINEDGEV from the exons ATGGCAGCCTCCCAGGGGACCTCATACCCCTCCCTCTTCCGCTCAGAGGAGATGAGCCTCGTCCAGCTCTACATCCCCTCAGAGGTGGCCCATGACACAATCtacgagctggccgagatGGGCGACTTCCAGTTCAAGGAC CTCAACCCCGACCTCTCGGCCTTCCAGCGTCCGTTCAccccgcgcctgcgccgtctCGCCGAGATGGCCCGCCGTCTGCGTCTCTTCAAGTCGTCGATTGCCTCGCTTGACCCCCCTATCGGCGTCACCCCGCTCGCGTCCATCCCGCCCTTCCCCTCTGTTGGACCTCGCGCGCAGTCGGCTTttgacgaccttgacgagaagctcaaggagcacgagcgccgcctcgccgagatgAACCGCTCGtgggaggagctcggcaagcgcaagtcggagctcgaggagaagaagtGGGTCCTGCGCGAGACTGCTGGCTTCTtcaacgaggccgagcaccGCCACACTGAGATCCGGTCGTCAttcgaggacgccggcgacggcaccacgcccctcctcgaggccgctgccgagtACGGCAACCTCCCTGGCGAGTCGCTTGCCGGCTTTGACCTCGAGTTTGTTGCCGGTACGATCGACCGCACCCGCATGCCCACGTTTGAGCGCATCCTCTGGCGCGTTCTCCGCGGAAACCTGTACATGAACTACTCGGAGATCGAGGAGCCCTTTGTCGACCCCGTTACGGGCGACAAGACGTTCAAGGACGTCTTCATCATCTTCGcccacggcgacgagctcctcgccaagaTCCGTAAGGTCGCCGAGTCGATGGGCGGCACCCTGTACACCATCGACTCGCAGCCCGACAAGCGTGCCGATGCCCTCCGCGAGACCCAGACTcgcctcgaggacgtcgacgccgtgctctACAACGTCGGCCAGACccgccgtgtcgagctcggcaagatTGCCGAGAGCCTCGAGTCGTGGCGTGATGCCGTccgcaaggaggaggaagtCTACAAGACCCTCAACCTCTTGTCGTACGACCAGGGCCGCAAGACGCTCGTTGCTGAGGGTTGGGTCCCCACTCGCGACATCACCAGCATCCAGCTCGGTCTCCGTCGTGCCACCGAGACGGCTGGCACCTCTGTCCCGCCCATTCTTTCCGAGCTCCGCACGCACCAGATGCCCCCGACGTTCCACCGCACCTCGGCGTTCACCGAGGGCTTCCAGTCCATCATCGACGCCTACGGTATGGCCACGTACCAGGAGGTCAACCCCGGTCTCTTCACCGTCATCACCTTCCCCTTCCTCTTCGCCGTCATGTTCGGTGACATTGGCCATGGCTTCCTCACTCTGCTTGCCGGCGGTACCATGGTCCTCTTCGACCGCAAGCTTGCCCGTGCTGGCCTCGGTGAAATCTTTGAAATCTTCTTCTTTGGTCGCTACATCATCCTCCTGATGGGCGCCTTCTCCATCTTCACCGGTTTCATGTACAACGACATCTTCTCCAAGTCGCTCCACATCTGGCACTCTGGCTGGGAGTGGCCTGCTCACAACACGACCGTGGCCCTCACGGCCGAGAGCACTGGCCACATCTACCCCTTCGGCCTGGACCCCAACTGGCACGGCTCGGACAACGCGCTCGTCTTCACCAACTCGTACAAGATGAAGATGTCCATCATCATCGGTATCGTCCACATGACGTTCTGTCTCTTCCTCCAGATCCCCAACCACCTTCACTTCAAGAAGCCTCTCAACATCTACGCCGAGTTTATCCCCCAGCTCCTCTACCTGTGGTCCATCTTCGGTTACCTCATCCCCTGCATCGTCTACAAGTGGTGTGTTGACTGGTCGACCAAGGACTTCCCTGCCCCTGGACTGCTCAACATGCTCATCTACATGTTCCTCAAGCCCGGCACCATCATGGAGGGCACCAGGCTGTACTCTGGCCAGGCGTTTGTCCAGGTGGTTCTTCTGCTCATCGCCTTGATCACCGTCCCATGGATGCTCTGCCTCAAGCCTTACAAGCTTTGGAAGGAGCACCAGAAGATCACTGCTCAGGGCTACCAGGGTCTCTCGGCCAACGACAACGGCCGTccttcgacctcgaccgatcttgaggacgaggaggagggtgtcgGCCAGGCCGTTgccgtggacgaggacgagcac CCCTTCGAGATGGGAGACATCATCATCCACCAGGTCATTCACACGATCGAGTTCTGTCTTGGTGGTGTGTCCAACACTGCGTCGTACCTCCGTCTCTGGGCGTTGTCGCTCGCACACGCGCAGCTGTCCGAGGTGCTTTACGACATGACGATCTCCAACGCCTTCAAGCAGCCCGAGGAGTCTGGCCTGATCAACGGTGTCATCTGGACGGTCCTGATGTTCGCCGTGTGGTTCACTCTCACGATCTGCATTCTGTGCGTCATGGAGGGTCTGTCGGCCTTCCTCCACGCCATGCGTCTCCACTGGGTCGAGGGTGCGTCCAAGCACTACATGGCTGGAG